Within Serratia odorifera, the genomic segment CTTCATGCTAGGTTGATCAACCACCACGCCGCTCAAGTTGACCAGCAAGGCGCCACGTGGCGTCTCGGCAGGCGCGCTGCCCTGGAAGGAAAAATAAATGCCGACACCAACCAAAATCAGCAGGAGTAGAAACAGGTTAAGAATCAGTTCCCTGATGAAATTCAGCAGACGCCATGTCCACCTGAAAATACCGGCAATGGTACGCCACAATATATGCATGTTCTCTCCAAACATGAGCCGAGGATGTCACGCTATCCTAATGAGCAGCCAACGAAATGTCAGCTTTAAATCACCGGTCACAGCCGTAATTGTCCAGGCTGTAACTCGTTGTTTAGCTATGTTACCGTGATCGTAATGAAAATTGTTATCAGGAGTTTACTATGGATGCACTGGAACTATTATTGAATCGCCGTTCGGCCTCACGTTTGACGGCTCCGGCGCCAACGGGCGAAGTCCGGCAGAATATCATCAATGCCGGCTTACGCGCGCCGGATCACGGCGCGTTGCAACCATGGCGTTTTGTGATGATTGAAGAGCAGGGGTTGGAACGCTTTAGTCAACTGTTACAAACTGCGGCTAAACAGGATAACCTCGACGACGCGGCGATTGACAAAGCCAGACAGGCGCCGTTTCGTGCACCGCTGATCATTACCGTGGTGGCGCATTGCAGCGAAAACCCCAAGGTTCCGCGTTGGGAGCAGGTGGTTTCCGCCGGTTGTGCGGTACAGGCGATGCAGATGGCGGCGCTGGCGCAAGGTTTTAACGGCATCTGGCGTACTGGCGCGTGGACCGAACATCCAATGGTGCGCAGCGCCTTCGGCTGCCGCGAGCAGGACGAAATTGTCGGTTTCCTCTATCTGGGGACCCCACAGTTAAAAGCGGCCACCAAAGTTATTGCCCCCCGACAGTGACCCGTTCGTCAGTCACTTCTGATCCCCGCGGGTTTTCGTCAAAAAATGCGCGATAACCCGCAGATCTGTACTGTTTATGAGCAGGCCGTTCGCAGAAAGTCGGCTCGCTCTTATCAATCCCTCCACTAAGCGCTACCCTATAGCCCACATAGCGGGTGGTGCGTTGTCACGGCAGGCTAACGCATCCCGCATCGCCGGCTGATTGCCGGCGGCTCGGCACCCAACGCCGCCAATGTGCAGACAACCCCGGCTATCACCGGGATATGTTATCTTGAAGGCCGTTAACCGAAGGAAGTGGATCATGACATCGCCAACAATCCGTTTGACCCAGTACAGCCATGGCGCTGGCTGCGGTTGCAAAATCTCACCGCACGTTCTCGAAACCATCCTGCACAGCGAACAGGCGAAGTTTGTCGACCCGCGGTTGCTGGTCGGTAATGAAACCCGCGACGATGCAGCGGTGTACGACATCGGCAACGGCATTGGCATCATCAGTACCACCGATTTCTTCATGCCGATTGTTGACGATCCCTTCGACTTCGGCCGTATTGCCGCTGCCAATGCCATTAGTGATGTGTACGCCATGGGCGGCAAACCAATCATGGCGATTGCCATTTTGGGCTGGCCGATAGCCAAACTGGCACCGGAAGTGGCGCAGCAGGTGATCGACGGTGGGCGTTACGCCTGTCAACAGGCCGGTATTGCCTTGGCGGGCGGCCATTCGATCGATGCGCCAGAGCCGATCTTCGGTCTGGCGGTAACTGGCATGGTCAGCACCGATCGCGTCAAGAAAAACAGCGCGGCACAGCCGGGAACCCGACTGTTTCTCACCAAACCGCTCGGTATCGGCGTGCTGACCACCGCCGAGAAGAAGAGCCTGTTACGGCCGGAGCACGCGGGCCTGGCTACCGAAGTGATGTGCCGGTTGAATACGCCGGGTGCGGAATTTGCCGATCTTGCCGGCGTAACGGCGATGACCGACGTGACCGGATTTGGCCTGCTGGGCCATCTGAGCGAAATGTGTCAGGGGGCCGGGCTGCAGGCGACGGTGTGGTTCGACAAGGTGCCAAAATTGCCGGACGTCGAACGTTATATCGCCGACGGTTGCGTTCCCGGCGGCACTGGGCGTAACTTTGACAGTTACGGCACGCTGATCGGCGCAATGAGTGATGTACAGCGTCAATTATTGTGCGATCCGCAAACCTCTGGCGGCTTGCTGTTGGCCGTGTTGCCGGAAGGCGAGGCTGAGCTGCAGGCCATTGCCGCGCGGCATGGCATTGAACTGGACGCTATTGGTGAACTTCGATCGCCGATAGCCGGGAAACCGATGATCGAGGTTGTGTAGTGACAACGTCGCGACAGCGGGTAGACACCAACGACTACCGACATATTTTTCTGCATGATGTGCCGTTGATTGACGTGCGCGCACCCGTTGAATTTAAAACCGGTGCTTTTCCGCATGCCATCAATTTGCCGCTGATGAACGACAGCGAACGCCAGGCGGTGGGTACCTGCTATAAACAGCAGGGGCAGCAGGCGGCGATTGCCTTGGGACACAAACTGGTTGGCGGCAAGCTGCGTCAGCAGCGTACCGAAGCCTGGCTGGCCGCCTGCGCCCGTCAGCCTGAAGGTTATATCTATTGCTTCCGCGGCGGCTTGCGTTCCCAACTGGTGCAGCAATGGCTGCGCGAGGCCGGCGTAGATTACCCGCGAGTGGCGGGCGGCTACAAGGCGTTGCGACATTATTTATTGAACGTGCTGGAGTACAGTGCGGAAATGCCGATGGTGGTGGTCGGTGGCAATACCGGCTGCGGCAAAACCATTTTGATCAATCAACTGCCTGCCGGCGTCGATCTGGAAGGCGTGGCACGCCATCGCGGTTCGTCGTTTGGCCAAACCTTGGCCGGCCAGAGCGCGCAGATCGATTTTGAGAATCGTCTGGCTGTGTTATTGCTTAAAAAACAGCATGGTGGCTGCCGCCATTGGATCCTGGAAGACGAAGGGCGGATCATTGGTTCCAATAACCTGCCGTTGCCGATTTTCAACCGCATGCAGCAGGCGCCGGTGGTGGTGATTGACGATCCGTTTGAGGTGCGCGTGGCGCGCCTGCAGGCTGAGTATATCGATCATATGCGGCTGGCGTTTGCCGAGGCATACGGTGAAGACGCCGGTTGGCAACGCTATGACGAATATCTGCATCACGGGCTGTTCGCCATTCGGCGTCGTTTGGGTATGGAGCGTTTCCAACAGCTGACACAGCGGCTGGAGTGGGCGTTGCAATACCAGCGCGCCAGCGGCAACAGCGATGCGCATCAGGAGTGGCTGGTGCCGCTGTTGCAGCATTATTACGACCCGATGTATCACTATCAATTAACGAAGAAAGCCCAGCGGATCGTATACCGCGGGAACTATGCAGAAGTAAGAGAATTCCTGATGACGTATAGCCATAATAACGGTGAATAATGCGACTGTTTATAGCCGAAAAACCGAGTTTGGCACGCGCCATTGCTGATGTTTTACCCAAACCGCATCGTCGTGGCGATGGGTTCATCGCCTGCGGCAACAACGATGTGGTGACCTGGTGCGTAGGTCACCTGTTGGAGCAGGCTCAGCCTGACGCCTACGACAACCGCTATGCGCGCTGGTCGCTGGCGGACTTGCCGATCATTCCCGAAAAATGGCAGCTACAGCCACGTCCTTCCGTCAGCAAGCAATTGAATGCGATTAAAAAATTGCTGTTGGAAGCCGATGAGGTGGTACACGCCGGTGACCCAGATCGCGAAGGGCAACTGCTGGTGGACGAGGTGCTGGATTATTTGTCGTTGACGCCGGAAAAGCGGCAGGCGGTACGGCGTTGTCTGATCAACGATCTCAACCCCCAGGCGGTAGAGCGGGCGGTTGGCCGCTTGCGTGATAACCGGGAGTTTATACCACTGTGCGTTTCTGCCCTGGCGCGTTCTCGTGCCGACTGGCTGTATGGCATTAATATGACCCGTGCCTATACGCTGTTAGGCCGTAATGCCGGTTACGATGGCGTGCTGTCGGTTGGCCGGGTGCAAACGCCCGTGCTGGGCCTGGTGGTGCGCCGTGACGAAGAGATTGAAAACTTCGTGCCGAAGGATTTTTTTGAGGTCAAGGCGCATATCGTTACGCCGAAAGACGAGCGCTTCGTGGCGCTGTGGCAACCGAGCGATTCGTGTGAGCCGTATCAGGACGAAGAGGGGCGGCTGCTGCATCGGCCGCTGGCCGAGCATGTGGTGGCGCGCATTGAGGGTCAACCGGCCCTCGTCACCTCCTATAATGATAAACGGGAATCAGATACTGCACCGCTGCCGTTTTCGTTATCGACCTTGCAGATTGAGGCCGCCAAACGGTTTAATCTCAGCGCGCAACAGGTGCTCGACATCTGTCAGCGGTTGTATGAAACACACAAGCTGATCACCTATCCGCGTTCCGATTGCCGCTACCTGCCGGAAGAACACTTTGCCGGCCGCCATGCGGTACTGAATGCCATCAGTGCACATCAGCCGGATCTGTACCCTCAACCGGTGATCGACAGCGATCGCCGTAACCGTTGCTGGGATGATAAAAAAGTCGATGCCCACCATGCCATTATTCCTACCGCTCGTGCCAGCAAAGTCAATTTGACCGCCGATGAATTGAAGGTGTATGGCTTGGTGGCGCGGCAGTATCTGATGCAGTTCTGTCCGGATGCGGTGTTCCGCAAATGCGTGATCGAACTGGATATCGCCGGTGGTAAATTCGTCGCCAAGGCGCGTTTTCTGGCGGAAGCCGGTTGGCGCACGCTGCTTGGCAGTAAAGAGCGCGACGAGGAGAATGAAGGCGCGCCACTGCCGGTAGTTGCCAAGGACGATCGGCTGTTGTGTGAGCGTGGCGAAGTGGTGGCACGTCAGACTCAGCCGCCGCGCCCCTTCACCGATGCCAGCCTGCTTTCCGCCATGACCGGGATTGCGCGCTTCGTGCAAGATAAATCATTAAAGAAAATCCTGCGAGCGACCGATGGTTTAGGTACCGAGGCTACGCGAGCGGGAATCATTGAATTGTTGTTCAAACGGTCGTTCCTGTACAAAAAAGGGCGCTATATCCATTCCAGCGAAACCGGTCGGGCACTGATTCATTCGCTGCCTGATATCGCGGCACGTCCTGATATGACCGCTCACTGGGAAGCCACGTTGACGCAAATCAGTGAAAAGTCCTGTCGTTATCAGGATTTTATGCAGCCACTGGTAGGCACCTTGCAACAGCTGATTTATCAGGCCAAGCAGAGTCGGGCGAGTATGGCGTTCCGCGGTTTACCTGCACCGAACGCCGGGGCAAAAAAGCGCAAAAAAAGCGCCGGCAAGGCGCGGGAGAAGAGTGAATGAAACAGCTGATGCTGGCGTTGGCGGCGGGGGTATTGCTGTGTTCCGCCTCGGTCCACGCGCATCGTGGTGATGTGGATGTACTGTTACCGGTTTCGCCGGAAATCTGGGGCACCGCAAAAAGCGCGCCAGCGCCGCAACCGTGCGCGCAATGCTGTGTATACCAAGATCAGAATTATTCACAAGGCGCGCTGCTGAAGGTAGAGGGGGAGTTGTTGCAATGCACTCGCGACCCTACGGTGGTCGGTAGCACTTCACCGATCTGGGTACGGCTGAAAAAGTGACCGCGTAACGCTATCGTTGATAACCCCTTTAATAATCAGCTATTTTGTCATGATTGATTGCTGCTTGAGATAGCATGACAGCAAGGGAACGTCGGCGGGTGCCAGTGGATACTCGCTGGCCTGCGCTGGCGTTACCCAGACAAGTTGTGCGTGGCAGCGCAGGTGTAACTCGCCACTGAAATGCGTTACTCGCCAGGCATGCAGGCGAATGATTTTTTCGCCCAGTTGCCATTGATTACTGGCAACATAATCGTCGATTTGCGCCTTGATAGCCAACTCTTCGGCCAGTTCTCGCGCCAGTGCCTGGGGCTGGCTTTCGCCTGCTTCGACTTTGCCGCCTGGAAATTCCCAAAGCCCGGCCTGATCGCTGTCGGCATCCCGTTGAGCCAACAGAATTTTCCCGTCGCGTTCAATGATCGCGGCGACTACATCGATAATTTTCATACCGTGCACTTATTGAAAACCCCGGCCAGGCCGGGGTGGGCAATCAGATATCGAACTCGGCCCATACCGGGGCGTGGTCGGAGGGTTTTTCCATACTGCGGGTTTGGTAGTCAATGCCGGTAGCCACACAGCGTGCCGCCAGCGGCGTGCTGGCCAGTAACAGATCGATACGTAAGCCGCGGTTGTCATCGAATCCTTTAGAACGATAGTCGAACCACGAAAACTGGTCGTTACGCTCCGGATTGGCTTGACGGTAGGTGTCTACCAGCCCCCCAGTTGAGCAGCCGCCCATCCATTCACGTTCTTCCGGCAGGAACGAACATTTGCCGGTGCGCAGCCAGCGCTTGCGATTTTCTTCACCGATACCGATATCGTAATCCGATGGGCTGATATTCATATCGCCCATGATCAGCACCGGGTTTTCTACCGATAGCTGCTGTTCCAGGTAATCTTGCAAGTCCTGATAGAAACGGGTTTTTGCCGGGAACTTGACCGGGTGGTCACGGCTTTCTCCCTGCGGAAAATAGCCGTTAATCACCGTCAGCATGCCCTGCGGCGTTTCCAGATCGGCC encodes:
- a CDS encoding pyrimidine (deoxy)nucleoside triphosphate diphosphatase, coding for MKIIDVVAAIIERDGKILLAQRDADSDQAGLWEFPGGKVEAGESQPQALARELAEELAIKAQIDDYVASNQWQLGEKIIRLHAWRVTHFSGELHLRCHAQLVWVTPAQASEYPLAPADVPLLSCYLKQQSIMTK
- a CDS encoding DUF1496 domain-containing protein produces the protein MKQLMLALAAGVLLCSASVHAHRGDVDVLLPVSPEIWGTAKSAPAPQPCAQCCVYQDQNYSQGALLKVEGELLQCTRDPTVVGSTSPIWVRLKK
- a CDS encoding DNA topoisomerase III; the protein is MRLFIAEKPSLARAIADVLPKPHRRGDGFIACGNNDVVTWCVGHLLEQAQPDAYDNRYARWSLADLPIIPEKWQLQPRPSVSKQLNAIKKLLLEADEVVHAGDPDREGQLLVDEVLDYLSLTPEKRQAVRRCLINDLNPQAVERAVGRLRDNREFIPLCVSALARSRADWLYGINMTRAYTLLGRNAGYDGVLSVGRVQTPVLGLVVRRDEEIENFVPKDFFEVKAHIVTPKDERFVALWQPSDSCEPYQDEEGRLLHRPLAEHVVARIEGQPALVTSYNDKRESDTAPLPFSLSTLQIEAAKRFNLSAQQVLDICQRLYETHKLITYPRSDCRYLPEEHFAGRHAVLNAISAHQPDLYPQPVIDSDRRNRCWDDKKVDAHHAIIPTARASKVNLTADELKVYGLVARQYLMQFCPDAVFRKCVIELDIAGGKFVAKARFLAEAGWRTLLGSKERDEENEGAPLPVVAKDDRLLCERGEVVARQTQPPRPFTDASLLSAMTGIARFVQDKSLKKILRATDGLGTEATRAGIIELLFKRSFLYKKGRYIHSSETGRALIHSLPDIAARPDMTAHWEATLTQISEKSCRYQDFMQPLVGTLQQLIYQAKQSRASMAFRGLPAPNAGAKKRKKSAGKAREKSE
- the mnmH gene encoding tRNA 2-selenouridine(34) synthase MnmH, producing the protein MTTSRQRVDTNDYRHIFLHDVPLIDVRAPVEFKTGAFPHAINLPLMNDSERQAVGTCYKQQGQQAAIALGHKLVGGKLRQQRTEAWLAACARQPEGYIYCFRGGLRSQLVQQWLREAGVDYPRVAGGYKALRHYLLNVLEYSAEMPMVVVGGNTGCGKTILINQLPAGVDLEGVARHRGSSFGQTLAGQSAQIDFENRLAVLLLKKQHGGCRHWILEDEGRIIGSNNLPLPIFNRMQQAPVVVIDDPFEVRVARLQAEYIDHMRLAFAEAYGEDAGWQRYDEYLHHGLFAIRRRLGMERFQQLTQRLEWALQYQRASGNSDAHQEWLVPLLQHYYDPMYHYQLTKKAQRIVYRGNYAEVREFLMTYSHNNGE
- the selD gene encoding selenide, water dikinase SelD, coding for MTSPTIRLTQYSHGAGCGCKISPHVLETILHSEQAKFVDPRLLVGNETRDDAAVYDIGNGIGIISTTDFFMPIVDDPFDFGRIAAANAISDVYAMGGKPIMAIAILGWPIAKLAPEVAQQVIDGGRYACQQAGIALAGGHSIDAPEPIFGLAVTGMVSTDRVKKNSAAQPGTRLFLTKPLGIGVLTTAEKKSLLRPEHAGLATEVMCRLNTPGAEFADLAGVTAMTDVTGFGLLGHLSEMCQGAGLQATVWFDKVPKLPDVERYIADGCVPGGTGRNFDSYGTLIGAMSDVQRQLLCDPQTSGGLLLAVLPEGEAELQAIAARHGIELDAIGELRSPIAGKPMIEVV